The DNA sequence CGAGGTGATGCGCTTTGTCGGGCTCGGCCTGACCCCCGTGCAGGCGCTGGCAACCGCGACCAGCGGCGCGGCGGAGCTGCTCGGCGTCGGGAATGCCACGGGGCAGCTGCGGGTTGGTTACGAAGCGGATTTGATCGTGCTCGAGCATGATCCCCTCGCCAATCCGGGGACGCTGCGCGATCCCCTACTGGTCATCACCAACGGGCGCGTCGCGCTCGACCGGCTCCGCATGGGGCTGGGCAACTGAATCGGAGTCGTAGGCATCATGGCTGAAGGCACGCAGGGCAAGCCGCCCTCCAAGACCGTCGTCACGTGGGCGGGTGACCAACAGTTCGACGGCGGGCGCGCGAGCGGTGGTCCGACGATTCGCCTCGATGGCCGCGGCGCGACGGGACCGAGCCCGGTCGATGCGCTGGGCATCGCCATCGCCGGCTGCACAGGCGTCGACATCGTCGACATTCTCGCGAAGCGCCGCACGCCGGTGGAATCGCTGAGCATGGAAGTGCACGCGGAACGGGCGAACGCCGTACCGGCGCGGGTCGTCGCGGTCGACATCACCTACCACATCAGGGGCGCGGGCATCGAACGCGCCCACGCCGAGCGCGCCATCGAGCTGGCGGTGACGAAGTACTGCTCCGTGGGCAGCTCGATCGATCCAGCGACACCGATTCGGTGGACGCTGGTGCTCGAGGACTGATCGGGCCGCGTTGCCGGCGCGGGGTCACGGCGGCGTGAACGCCTCCACCGTGCCCAGCGCCGTGTTCACCCCGTTGTAGCCACCGATCACGTAGAGCTTGCCGTTCACCACGGCGCCGCGCGCCGCGATGCGCGCCGTGGGCATCACCGCCAGCGTCCGCCAAGTGTTCGTCGTGGGATTGTACTCCTCGACGACGCCGAGCGGCGTGCCGTTGTTGCCTCCGATGGCGTACAGCCTGCCGTTGTGAGCCAAGAGCACGAGGTCCGCGCGCGCGGTTGGCATCGCCGTGCGCGCGGTCCATGCATTCGTCGCGGGATCGTACACCTCCACGTGGTTGGCGAACGCGCCACCGACAAGCTGGCCACCGACCACATAGAACTTGCCATCCAGCGCCGCACCGGCGGGCGCCGTGCGCGCCGTGGGCATCGAGGCACGGATGGTCCACACGCCGTTCGTGGCCGCGGTCGGATCGAAGGACTCGTGGGTCGCGACGGTCGTGGATCCATTCCGGCCGCCGGCGACGTACAGCACGTTGCCGATGACCGCGGCCGCAGGGTCGGCGCGGGGACCGACGGTGAGGCCTGCCAACGACGTCCACAGCTGCGTGCTTGGATCGTAGGCGCGCACTTGGGTCGAGACGACGCAGCAGTCCGTACCGCCTGCCGCATACAACTTCCCGCCGATGACGCCTGCCCCGGCCCCCGTCTGGATGAATCCGCTGCCGCTGCGTATTGACCACGTGTTTGACGTGGCGTCGTAGGCCTCGACGTCCGAACGATGACCGCCGACGCGGAACCCGCCGACCGCGACGATCGTGCCCGAGACGGCACCCATGCTGAACGCCCATCGCGCGTTCGGCATCGCCGCCCGCGACTCCCAGAAGCCGCTAGTCGACACGGCAACGACGGTGGCGTCGGCGTTCACCCCTTCACTCGTCGCGCGCACAGTCGTGCTGCCGGGACCGACCGCCGTCACGAGACCGGCCGCGCTCACCGTTGCGACTGCCGTGTTCAGGGACTGCCACGTCACCCCGCGGCCCGTGAGCTCCGAACCCCCTGAGGCAAACGTACGCGCCGCAAGTTGCAGAGTCTCGCCGACCTCTAGGGTATCGAGGGC is a window from the Pseudogemmatithrix spongiicola genome containing:
- a CDS encoding OsmC family protein, which translates into the protein MAEGTQGKPPSKTVVTWAGDQQFDGGRASGGPTIRLDGRGATGPSPVDALGIAIAGCTGVDIVDILAKRRTPVESLSMEVHAERANAVPARVVAVDITYHIRGAGIERAHAERAIELAVTKYCSVGSSIDPATPIRWTLVLED
- a CDS encoding Ig-like domain-containing protein, whose translation is MLPPEPVDRVEILVADTVLEIGATRQLTARALSAFSVELTDRPVTWSVSPAGPLSVDPQGLVTALAPGSAAVTASAGGKVASRVLTAREPVVASVAVTGPASTLFVDHSLNLTATPRSASNQPLAGRIVTWTSSNPSVASVSDQGVVTGVGAGTVTITAVVEAIVGQMTLTVSLAPIASITVSGPGSSVVVGQSLNLTATARSSSGQALSGRSFVWATSDAAVATVSSAGIVTGVAAGTATISASAEGVSGSMAVSVSAIPVATVTVTPALDTLEVGETLQLAARTFASGGSELTGRGVTWQSLNTAVATVSAAGLVTAVGPGSTTVRATSEGVNADATVVAVSTSGFWESRAAMPNARWAFSMGAVSGTIVAVGGFRVGGHRSDVEAYDATSNTWSIRSGSGFIQTGAGAGVIGGKLYAAGGTDCCVVSTQVRAYDPSTQLWTSLAGLTVGPRADPAAAVIGNVLYVAGGRNGSTTVATHESFDPTAATNGVWTIRASMPTARTAPAGAALDGKFYVVGGQLVGGAFANHVEVYDPATNAWTARTAMPTARADLVLLAHNGRLYAIGGNNGTPLGVVEEYNPTTNTWRTLAVMPTARIAARGAVVNGKLYVIGGYNGVNTALGTVEAFTPP